CTCGTTCCGCCAATGCGCCATCGCGTCTCGGATGCGATCAACGAGGAAGTGCGGCTCTTTATCAGCCTGACGGACGTGGTCATCAACGATACGGATCGTTCTGACTATGTGGCCCTCAACAAGAACCTGATCGAGTCCATCGCACAGCTCTAGCGCCTTGTCTTTCGCCCACTCTCGGGTGCATCCCGTCGACCCAGATCCCTATCAGTATGGGGACAGCACAGGGGGATAGGGTGCCGCTCTTACACCGAAACTCCCGGACACATGTCGCCCTTTAGACGATTTCTTCCATTTGTACGCCCGTACCTGTCGCGCATGATCGTGGCGGGACTCCTTGTGATGGGAGTGGCCGCCATCAACCTCGCCTTGCTGCGCCTGGCCGGCACACTCTGGGACGTCATTACCGTCCAGCACGATCGCGATCGCATGACGGAATTGATCGGGCTGTTCATCGGCCTGGTCCTTCTGCAAGGCCTCTGTTCGATGGGGCACAGCTACCTGACCACCTGGATCTCCCAGCGAGTCGTCGCCGACTTCCGCACCCATCTCTTTGCGCATCTCCAAAACCTCGCGGTCAGCTTCTTCGCGAAGAGGCGAACGGGGGAATTGCTCTCCCGCCTGATGAACGATGTCACCGTCATTCAATCCATCGTCACCGAGACACCGATCGACACCGCCAAGCAGCTGGTCACCTTCATCGGCGGCATCGGATTCTTGCTGGCGATGAATTGGCGGCTGTGCCTCCTCATCCTGCTCCTGCTTCCGCTCTTGGTGCTCGTCGCCAAATTTTTTGGCCGCAAGCTGAAGTCCCTCTCGACCTCGATCCAGGATCAAACCGCCGCGCTCAGCACCCTATTGGAAGAGGTCATTTCGGGTATCCGCATCGTGAAGTCCTTCGTGCAAACCAAGCGGGAAGAAGGCCGTTTCTTGACCCAGGTCCAGCTAGGCTTGACTCTCTCACTCAAACGAGCCGGCATCATGGCCCTCTTCGTTCCCGTCATCAGCCTGCTGACATTTTCAGCTGCCGCGGCCGTCTTGTGGTACGGCGGCACCCAAGTCATTGAAGGCACCGTGACACCGGGCGATCTCTTCGCCTTCGTCCTCTTCGCGGGCATCCTGATCGGGCCCTTCAGTTCGGCGGCTCGAGTGTTTGCGCAAATCAAGGAGGCCCAGGGCGCCACCCAGCGTGTATTTGAAATCCTCGACGCCGAAGCAGACATCCGAGATGTCCCAAATGCGCACGTCCTCTCCGCAGTGAAAGGCCACGTGCGCGCCGAGCAGGTCAGCT
Above is a window of Nitrospira sp. DNA encoding:
- a CDS encoding ABC transporter ATP-binding protein, with protein sequence MSPFRRFLPFVRPYLSRMIVAGLLVMGVAAINLALLRLAGTLWDVITVQHDRDRMTELIGLFIGLVLLQGLCSMGHSYLTTWISQRVVADFRTHLFAHLQNLAVSFFAKRRTGELLSRLMNDVTVIQSIVTETPIDTAKQLVTFIGGIGFLLAMNWRLCLLILLLLPLLVLVAKFFGRKLKSLSTSIQDQTAALSTLLEEVISGIRIVKSFVQTKREEGRFLTQVQLGLTLSLKRAGIMALFVPVISLLTFSAAAAVLWYGGTQVIEGTVTPGDLFAFVLFAGILIGPFSSAARVFAQIKEAQGATQRVFEILDAEADIRDVPNAHVLSAVKGHVRAEQVSFSYDPRTPVLSHLSFEAQPGELVAFVGPTGAGKTTVINLLHRFYDPIEGRITVDGHDLKEVTVDSWYRQVALVPQETILFGGTILDNIRYGNPDASEAAVQEASKAAHAHEFISAFPDKYLTVVGEKGINLSGGQRQRIAIARAILKNPRVLLLDEATSSLDTESERLVQEALERLMEGRTTFVVAHRLSTIQRADRILVLDKGRVVEEGTHAQLLERKGFYHYLYTIRFAEQTS